The DNA region CCACATCACCGGGGCGATGTGCGCGGCTGCGGTGGAAGCCGTCGCGCAGAAGGCAGCGAAGAAGAAGGAGTCGATTCCGGCACTGGAGTCCGTGCGGTTGGAGACGCTCGACGAGGCCACCTGCGTGCAGACGCTGCATGTCGGCCCGTTCGACGACGAAGGTCCGGTGCTCGACGATCTGCATCACCGCTTCATCCCCGAGAACGGGCTGCAGATGCGAGGACTCCATCACGAGATCTACCTGAGCGATTTGCGTCGCGTCGATCCGGCGAAGCTGCGCACGATCCTCCGGCAGCCGGTCATGCCGCGCGCCTGAGCGGTGGATACCGGGAAAGCAAGCCCCTCCTCGGCTTCCGGTGCGACGGATACGCTTCAACGATGAGCACGGTCAAGAATGCGGCACGCGTCGCCAAGAGGTCGTCGACGTTCCGACGGATCGCCCGTGCCGGTTTCGTCGTCCTGGGCCTCATCCACGTCATCATCGGCTCGGTGGCGATCTCCATCGCGGCGGGCGCCTCCGGCGACGCCGACCAGGACGGAGCGATGGAGCAGATCCGCCAGAGCCCGATCGGAGGCCTGCTGCTCGTGCTCGTGGCCGCCGGGCTGATCGCGCTTGCCGTATGGCAGATCGCCAGTGCCTTCCTCGCCGCCGACCCGGCCGAGACGAAGAAGTGGGGTCAGCGCGTCAAGCTCTTCGGCATCGCCGCCGCGTACCTCGTCGTCGGGGGCATGGCCCTGATCTACGCGGTGGGTGGCAACGCCGACTCGGAGACGGCCTCGAAGACCCTGAGCGCGGTGCTGCTCTCGGCGCCGGGCGGCGTGGCCCTGCTGGTCGTCGTGGGGCTCTCGGTCGTCGGGGTGGGGGTCGGGTTCGTCGTCGGCGGTTTCACCCGCGGCTTCGAGAAGCTGCTCGACCTGCCATCGGGGGTCGCTCGCGGGGGCATCGTGACGCTGGGAGTGATCGGCTACTTCGGCAAGGGCATCGCGGTGGCCGTGACCGGGGTGCTGTTCGTGGTCGCCGCCGTGACACAGGACCCGGAGAAGGGCGCAGGGCTCGACGCTGCTCTGCACAGCCTGCTCGAGCTGCCCCTGGGAGGACTCGTCCTGGGGCTGGTCGGCGCAGGCTTCGCGGTCTACGGCGTCTTCTGCATCGCTCGGGCCCGCTTCGCTCGCATGTGACCTCCAGGCACGTGTGAGCGTTCAGGCCGCACTCAGGCGGTCGCGGGCTTCTCGCTCCACACCAGAAGGAACGCTCCGAGAGCGATCATCAGTCCGCCGCCTGTCGCGCCCATCGCCTCGATGCGTCGTGGGGAGCGACCGAACCAGTCGCGGGCGGCACTCGCGAGGAGCACCCACACCGCGTCGCACGTCACACCGATGGTGACGACGATCGCCCCGAGCAGGAAGAGCTGCGCGGGGACGGAACCGGCATGCAGATCGACGAACTGGGGCAGGATCGCGAGGAAGAAGGCGATGGACTTCGGGTTGGTCACGCCGACGACGAAGCCTTCGCTGAGGAGTCGCCACCCCGAGCGCCGTGCCGGTGCCGCGATCATGGCCCGCGCCGCATCCTTCCGGTGCCTGATCGCCTGGATGCCGAGGAAGATCAGGTAACCGGCGCCGAGCACCTTGACGATCGTGAACAGCACGATCGACTGTGCGATCACGGTGCCGACGCCGAGCGCGACGGCCACGACGAGGACGATCGACCCGACGGCCGTGCCGAGGATGCTGAGGAACCCGCCCCAGCGCCCCAGCACCATGGCCCGGCCGATCGTGAACAGCACCGTCGGCCCGGGGATCACGACCATGACGAACGCGGCGACGACGAAGGCGAGCAGCGTGTCCGGGGCGATCATGGGATGAGCCTAGAGGCGCGGGCGCCGGGCGGTCGAGGCCCGGCCACCCGGCGCTGCCGGATCAGGTGCTGCCGGAGACGGTGCTGCCGGATCCGGTGCCCTCGATCAGACCGTGCCCTCGATCAGACGGTGCCCTCGATCAGACGGTGCCCTCGATCAGACCGTGCCCCAGAAGCGGTCCTCCGCGTCCTGGTCCTCGCTGATCAACCAGACCTCGACGATGCGGTCATCGGCGACGCGGAAGACGTCGACGCCGTGCTGGTCGAGGTCGTCGCGCCCTTCGCGCTGGGCACGGAAGCGCACGGTCGCTGAGACGAGTGCGCCGCTCTCGGTCGCCGATTCGGTCTCGAGGGCGAAGGTTCCGCCGCTCAGTTGCATGAACCGGCCGAGGTGCGCGAGGATCGCGTCGGGACCGACATGGTCCCCCGAGACCTGGCTCTCTCCGGGCTGGTGCCAGACGGCGTCCGCGTGGAAGGTCGCGGCCAGCGCCTCCATGTCTCCGGCGGCCATGGCCGCACCATACTGTCCTACGACGTCGATTGCCGACATGATGCTCCTCCTGGATGGGTCGGTACTGTGGAGCATCCAGCGTCTCGACCGGGACGCGGTTACTTCAACGTCACCGGGGAAGGAGCGGCGGATGTCGCGCACATGGACGGTGTTCTCCGCCAGTTGCCCGTCGCGCGCGTCCCTCGCCCGCATCGCGAACAAGTGGACCGCGATGATCGTCGTCCTCCTGCACGAGCAGCCGCTGCGCTTCGGCGAGCTGCACAGCCGGATGGACGGGATCACGAAGAAGGTGCTCGTCGACACACTCCGCGCCCTCGAACGCGACGGGATGCTCGAGCGGGCGGTCGGTGACGACGGTCATCCCCGGTACCGACTCACCCCGCTCGGGCGGACCCTGCACGAGCCGCTCCAGGCGCTGCAGGTCTGGGCGGAGTCGCACGTGGAGGATGTCCGCGATGCGCAGGACCGCTACGACGAGGCCGCCGACGCGAAGACGCTCGACGGGCGCTGACGCCTGCGCCCACCCCCTGCTCACAGGTGGGAAACTGGAACGATGAGCGTTTCTCCCGGTGTCGACCTGATCGCCCCCTTGAACGAGGCCGAGGTGCGGCGCATCCGCGGGGACTTCCCGATCCTGGGAGCGCAGGTGCACGGGCATCCGCTCGTGTATCTCGACTCGGGGGCGACGTCGCAGCGCCCGACCGCGGTGCTCGACGCCGAGCGTGACTTCGCGACCTCCATGAACTCCGCGGTGCACCGTGGCGCGCACACGCTCGCCGCCGAGGCGACCGAGCTCTTCGAAGACGCGCGCGCCGCCGTCGCCCGATTCGTGGGCGCCGCCGACGACGAGATCGTCTGGACCTCGAACGCGACCGAGGCGATCAACCTCGTCGCGTACTCGCTGTCGAACGCGTCGCTCGGGCGCGGGGGAGCGGCCGCCGAGGGGCTCCGTCTCCGCGAAGGCGACGAGATCGTGACCACAGAGATGGAGCACCACGCGAACCTCATCCCGTGGCAGGAGCTGGCGGCGCGCACCGGCGCGACGCTGAAGGTCATACCCCTCGACGACCACGGGGGCCTGCGGCTCGACGTCGCGGCAGAGCTGATCACCGCCCGTACGAAGCTCGTCGCGTTCACCCATGTCTCCAATGTGCTCGGTGTCGTCAACCCCGTCGATCAGCTCGTCTCGCTCGCGCGCGAGGTCGGCGCGCTGACGCTGCTCGACGCCTGCCAGTCGGCACCCCACCTCCCGCTCGACGTGCGTGCCCTCGGGGTCGACTTCGCCGTGCTGTCCGGTCACAAGATGCTCGGACCGACCGGCATCGGCGCCCTCTACGGTCGGCGCGAGGTGCTGGCAGCGATGCCCCCGTTCCTGACGGGCGGTTCGATGATCACCACGGTGACCACGACCGAGGCCGAATATCTGCCGCCGCCCCAGCGCTTCGAAGCGGGAACGCAGCGCGTCTCGCAGGCGATCGCGCTCGCCGCGGCCGTGGGATACCTGACCGAGGTGGGGATGCCGCGCATCGCCGCGCACGAGGCCGCGTTCGGCCGCCGTCTCGTCGACGGGCTGAGCGCGATCGACGGCGTGCGTGTGCTCGGCGCCGGTATCGACCTGCCCCGCGTCGGCCTCGCGAGCTTCGACGTCGAGGGCATCCACTCGCACGACGTGGGTCAGTTCCTCGACGACCGCGGCATCGCCGTTCGCGTCGGCCACCATTGCGCGCAACCGCTGCACCGCCGCCTGGGTGTGACCTCCTCCACCAGGGCGAGCACCTACCTGTACACGACCGAGGCCGAGGTGGACGCCGTGATCGAGGGCGTCGCCGGAGCGATCGACTTCTTCCGGAGGGGCGCATGAGCGACCTGCAGAACCTGTACCAGGAGCTGATCCTGGACCACTCGCGCACGCCGCACGGCTATGGACTCCGCGACGAGATCCCCGCGCAGTCCCACCAGTTGAACCCGACCTGCGGTGACGAGATCACCCTGCAGGTGCACCGCGATGCCGACGGCAGCGTCGAGGCGATCGCCTGGGAGGGGCACGGCTGCGCGATCTCGCAGGCATCGGCGTCTCTGCTGGCGGAGCTCGCGGAAGGACTCAGCGTCGAAGACCTCGAGGTGCGCATCGCGGCCTTCCGCGAGGCGATGCGATCCCGCGGCACGATCGAACCGGATGAAGAGCTCCTCGGTGATGCCGCTGCCCTCGGTGGGGTGTCGAAGTACGTCGCGCGCGTCAAGTGCGCCATGCTCGCCTGGGTCGCCGCGGAAGACGCGCTCACGCGCAGCTGAGGTGCAGGATGGACGCATGTCCCTGCACCTGACGCCCCTCCCCTCCACCCGCTTCGAGGCGTGGGCGACAACCGCACGGCAGCGCCTGATCGACCGGAACAGGGAGTCGGGGCGACGCCTCGGCGCGGACGCTGTCGGGCACGTCGAGCAGGTGTTCGGCGACCTGTTCCCGGAGGACGGTGCGACCTCGACGACGCGGGTCATGCGCATCGTCGACGATGCGGACGGCGAACTCGGAACACTCGTGCTGGCCCTGAGCGGACAGAAGATGCTCCTGCTCGACCTCGACCTCGACCTCGACGTCGGCCTCGGCGGTGCCGAGACACTGAGCGATGCCCAGAACGAAGGGCTGCTCGCGCTCCTGCTCCCGATCGCGCGCGACATGGGCGCCACCCAGATCGGGGCGCAGCTCTTTCCGCAGGACACGGCCGGACGGGTATTCGCCGAACAGGGCGGATTCGAGGTGGCCTCGATCCAGATGGTGCTCGAACCGCTTCCGGTGCGCGACCCCGCTTCCCGCGTCGAGGTGTCGCCGATGACCGCGGAACGCTTCCCCCGCTTCGCGGCAGCGTCGGAGGAAGGGTTCGCGCACGACCTCGTCGCGTCGGGGCGCTACACGCCCGAGGAGGCGATCGCCGAGTCGCATCGCCAGATGGTCGAGGAGCTTCCCGACGGGCTCGATACCGAAGGACAGGAATTCTTCACCGCTGCTGTCGACGGAACCGAGGTCGGCATCCTGTGGTTCGGGATGCGGCGGCGTGACGGTCGTCCGCAGGCGTTCATCCTCGACATCGAGGTGGCCGCGGATCAGCGCCGGAAGGGATACGGACGCGCGTTGATGCACGCCGCCGAGAGAGAAGCCCGCAGGCTCGGCGCGGACTCGATCGGGCTGCATGCCTTCGGCTTCAACACGGGGGCCGTCGACCTGTATGAGCAGCTGGGCTACCGCCGCACCGAGGAGAGCCTGCTGCGCGAGGTCTGAGCCACGGTCACGCGAGCACTCGACGGGAATAGCCCTGAGCGCGAGGCGTTGGGGCCAACATGACAACTCTCGGAATCATCGGTGCAGGACACATCGGCAGCCAGGTCGCACGCGTCGCGATCGCGAACGGCTACGACGTGGTGATCGCCAACTCGCGCGGACCGGAGACACTCGCCGACCTGGTCGCCGAGCTCGGGCCCAGGGCTCGGGCCGCGACGGCGCAGGACGCGGCCGCTGCCGCAGACGTGGCCGTCGTCACTGTGCCCCTCGGCGCGATCGACCAGCTCCCGGCCGAGCAGCTCGCGGGCAAGATCGTCCTCGACACCAACAACTACTACTTCGAGCGGGACGGACACATCGAAGCCCTCGACAAGGGGGAGACCACGACGTCGGAGCTGGTGCAGCGTGCGCTCCCCGGCGCGAAGATCGCGAAGGCGTTCAACCACATCTTCGCCTCGGAGATCACGTCCGACGGAACGCCGGCCGGCACCCCCGACCGTCGCGCGCTGGCCACGGCCGGCGATGACGTGGAAGCCGTGGCCTTCGTGACGCGCTTCTACGACGAGGCCGGCTTCGACACCGTCAACGTGGGTCCGCTCAGTGAGTCCTGGAGGGTCGAGCGCGACCGCCCGGCGTATGTGGTGCGGCAGACTGCCGAAGAGCTCACGGCGAACCTCGCGATCGCGAACCGCCTGCCCTGAGCATCGTCGGGGGCGAGGGAGGAGCCCTCGTCCCCGCCCGGGCCGCCGCCGCTGCGAGGGCTTGGGATACCAAAAGTTGAGGAACACCGCCGGGAGTGCGAGAATGCCCAGATGGCGGGGGCTATAGCAGGAGGCGGCGAACTCGAGTCGGTGAGGGTCACGCGCATCCTTCGCGATGACATCATCCTCGGGCGGCGGATGCCGGGGTCGCGCCTGGTGGAGCGCGACATCGCGGCAGAGCTCAATGTGTCGCGACTTCCGGTCCGGGAGGCCATCCGCACGCTCGTCGCGGAGGGGATCGTCGTCGCCCGTCCCCGCACCTGGGCAGTCGTGCGGGAGTTCACCCATCGGGACATCCAGGACTTCGCCGAGGTGCGCGAGGCCATCGAGACGCTGATCTTCGTGTTCGCCGCCGAGCGGCACGACGAGGCCGGTATCGCCCGGATCCGCGAGGTCTACGAGCGTGAGCTCGCGGCCGCGAAGGCGCAGGATTCCGAGGCTGCGAGGGTGGCCGCAGCGGAGTTCCACGAGGTCGCCGTCGAACTCGCGGCGAACGAGATGCTCGGAGAGCTCATCGCCGTGTTCCTCACGCGTCTGCGCTGGTTGTTCGGTCAGCACGACGATCTGCTCGCGATGGCGGACGAGCATCGCATCATCCTCGAGGCGATGACTGCGCGTGACACCGAGGCATTGCGCCGGATCGTCCCCGCGCACCTCGCCAGTGGTCAGTCCGCAGCCGAGCGGCGCCTCGCCGAGAACAGTGACCTGACGGCCTGAGCTGCCGGTTCGCCCTGACGCAGGTCGGGGGACCGCAGAGTCGGCTCCGGTTGTATATTGGGGCGATCGGAGTCGGTCCGGAACTGTTGCGCTGTCCTGGGGAGCGAGATGCGGAGTCTTGCTGTCGCGGTCGGATGCCTGTTGCTCGTCGGCGGGATCACGCTCGTCGCGATCGCGGATCAGGAGCGCATGGCGTCGATCGCCGCGGTCAAAGCGGAGATCGCACGCGTCGAAGGCGCGCTGGACACGTCGCGCGGCGAGAACCGGGAACTCGCCGAGAAGCTCACCGCCCTGCGGTCGAAGCTCGCTGAGCAGGACGCGCAGATCGCCGACACGACGGGGTTCCTGCCGTGATCCGCCGGGTGCTGGCCGTCACCCTCGCCGCCTCGGTGCTGCTCATCTCGGGGATGATCGGCAGAGCTGACGCCCTCGAGCACGAGAGAACGACCGCTGTCGCACAGCTCGTCGCACTGAACGGCCAGTATCGCGACGCCGGCCAGCGCACCGACTACCTCGACGGGGCCGTCGAACGCGCAGAGCAGGAGACCGCCGATCGCGCCGCCGTCCTTGCGCTGCGGCCCGCCTTCCTCGCCGAGGTCCAAGCCCTGACCGCCGCACTCCAGGGAGCCGAAGGTCGGGTGGATACGGCCGCGCATCGCGCCGCCGCCCTGTCGGCACAGCAGGCCGTCGCCGCCGAGAAGGAGAACCCCGATACCGTCGCGGCGGCCACGGCGACCCTGCACGCGCTCACGGAGAAGGTGGGCACAGAGGTCGCGTCCTGGCAGGCGGCACAGAGCTCGGGTCCCGGAGGGCCGATGTGGTCGTCGAGCGGTCCGGAGGGGTACGCGCGGGTGCGGGCAGCCCTCGACCTCGTCGGTGGTGGGGGCGTGGGACTCTACGAGTCCTCGTCGTGTGCGGGCGGGAACGCCCCGGCCTGCGCGAACAGCAACGGATACATCAAGTACCGCGCCGACATCGCGAACTGGAGTGCCGGTCGGTTGAACTGGGCGATGGCGCATGAGCTCGCGCACATCTACCAGTTCCGCGTATGGGGCGCGCTCACCTCATCCGGGGCGTACGGGGCGCTGTTCGGCGGTGACCCGGAGTTCCTCGCGAACTGCATGGCCGTGGTGCGGGGCTATCCCGGATCGGTCGGCTGCAACGGCGACCAGCAGGCGTGGGCCTCGGCCATCTGGGTGGGCACCGTCCGCTGAGCGGGAGCCTGTCGCCGGCGTCGCCTCAGGTCGCCGGCGTCGTGGTGTCGATCGCCGCGCGCAGCGGGCGACGCATCACTCGCCAGTAGGAGGCGGGAGCGATGCGGGTGAGCACGTCGATCAGGCGGGCTTCTCGCCCGACCATCGTGCGCGCAGCCCGTCGTTCGGTCGCCCGCACGATCCGGGCCGCGGCATCGGTGGGCTCGGTGTGGTACATCGCGGCCTGCGCGGCGGCGGCCCGGGCCGCCACCTCCGGGTCGATCGCCGCGGCGTAGCGACCGTGCAGGATGATCCCGGTGCGCACCCCCGCAGGGTAGACGGCTCCGACGCTCACCGAGGTGCCCTCGAGCTCGTGCCGCAGAGCCTCGGAGAACGCGCGCACCGCGAACTTGCTGACCGCGTACGGGATGCGGCCGGCGGGGGCGGCGAGTGCGTAGACGCTCGCCAGGTGCGTGATGTGCGCGGCCGGCGCGGCGCGGAGCGCGGGGAGAAGGGCTTTGGTGACCGAGACCGTTCCCCAGAGGTTCACGTCGGTGAGCCAGCGCATTTCCTCCATGGTGAGCTGGTCGATGTCGCCGAGCATCGACGAGCCGGCGCACGTGATCAGGGCGTTGATGCGCGGGTGGGCCTCGGTGATGTCGGCGGCGGTCGCGAACACGGTCTCGTCATGGCGGAGGTCGACGACGTGCGTCGTCACGCGCGCGCCCTGCAGTTCGGCCGCGATCGTCGCGAGTGACGCGGCGTCGTGGTCGATGAGCGCGAGGTGCACTCCCCGAGCCGCCAGCAGGCGTGCGATATCCGCGCCCATCCCGTTCGCCGCTCCGGTGATCACGGTGGTGCTGCCGGTGAGTTCGAGGTGCTTCATTGCTCTCCTGCATGGCGCGATCCTGGTGCGAACCCGCGGATGTCGGATGGGTGGGGCAAGCTGATTCCGAACCATTCTGGCCGACACCGGGCTGCAGTGATACCGGTACGCTCAAGGAGAGGAGGTACCGGTGGGACGGACAGCGGATGCCATCGCCGAGGGCGTTGCGATCGCGACCGCTGCGGCGCGCCTCGCCGTGAAGAACCACATCCTCATCGGCACCATCGCCGAAGACGGCGTCTTCGACATGGACAAGTACATCGACGACGCGCGTGAGGCGCTTCGTGCCATGGCCGAGGAGTCGGAAGAGGCCGCTGCCACCGTCACCGCGTTGCGCAAGAGGGCGAGGGGCCGGCACTCCGATCCGGTGGGGACGCACGACTACCGCGACCGCGATGTGCGCAACCTCCGCCGACGTGCCAAGCAGTCCACCGGCGTTGCCGTGCGCCTGCGAGAGATCATGCAGGACCGCGATCGGCTCGCCGAGATCGTCGAGGAGGCGCGTGACGCCGCCTGGGCGGATGTGCGCCACAACCTCGACCGCCGACTGCGGGTCGAAGGCATGCGTCCGGATCAGGATCCCGATTACAACCGCATGCGCGAAGCGCGGATGCAGGCCCTTCGACTCGTCGATCTGCAGGCGCTCTCGTCGGAGCAGAGGGCCAAGGCCAAGCGCCGGAAGAAGCAGCAGAAGGCTGCGTCGGTGGAGGACTGAGGCCTCGTTTCGCTTTCGCGTCGGGACTGTTGTAGGCTGTTCTACGGCCCGCTGAGCGGGCTGGGCGCCCGTAGCTCAATGGATAGAGCATCTGACTACGGATCAGAAGGTTAGGGGTTCGAGTCCCTTCGGGCGCACACTGTGTTGAGACAGTGAAGGAACGGCTTCCACTTCGGTGGGGGCCGTTTCTGCGTTTCTGCCCGCTGTCATCGGTCCTCGATGCTGCCGCATCCGCCCACGTCCGCATCCGCCCACGTCGCGAGTTTTTCTATACAGTCCAAAAATCATATGTAGGATAG from Microbacterium sp. SY138 includes:
- a CDS encoding DUF1206 domain-containing protein, with the translated sequence MSTVKNAARVAKRSSTFRRIARAGFVVLGLIHVIIGSVAISIAAGASGDADQDGAMEQIRQSPIGGLLLVLVAAGLIALAVWQIASAFLAADPAETKKWGQRVKLFGIAAAYLVVGGMALIYAVGGNADSETASKTLSAVLLSAPGGVALLVVVGLSVVGVGVGFVVGGFTRGFEKLLDLPSGVARGGIVTLGVIGYFGKGIAVAVTGVLFVVAAVTQDPEKGAGLDAALHSLLELPLGGLVLGLVGAGFAVYGVFCIARARFARM
- a CDS encoding LysE family translocator produces the protein MIAPDTLLAFVVAAFVMVVIPGPTVLFTIGRAMVLGRWGGFLSILGTAVGSIVLVVAVALGVGTVIAQSIVLFTIVKVLGAGYLIFLGIQAIRHRKDAARAMIAAPARRSGWRLLSEGFVVGVTNPKSIAFFLAILPQFVDLHAGSVPAQLFLLGAIVVTIGVTCDAVWVLLASAARDWFGRSPRRIEAMGATGGGLMIALGAFLLVWSEKPATA
- a CDS encoding nuclear transport factor 2 family protein, yielding MLHSTDPSRRSIMSAIDVVGQYGAAMAAGDMEALAATFHADAVWHQPGESQVSGDHVGPDAILAHLGRFMQLSGGTFALETESATESGALVSATVRFRAQREGRDDLDQHGVDVFRVADDRIVEVWLISEDQDAEDRFWGTV
- a CDS encoding helix-turn-helix domain-containing protein gives rise to the protein MSRTWTVFSASCPSRASLARIANKWTAMIVVLLHEQPLRFGELHSRMDGITKKVLVDTLRALERDGMLERAVGDDGHPRYRLTPLGRTLHEPLQALQVWAESHVEDVRDAQDRYDEAADAKTLDGR
- a CDS encoding SufS family cysteine desulfurase, which encodes MSVSPGVDLIAPLNEAEVRRIRGDFPILGAQVHGHPLVYLDSGATSQRPTAVLDAERDFATSMNSAVHRGAHTLAAEATELFEDARAAVARFVGAADDEIVWTSNATEAINLVAYSLSNASLGRGGAAAEGLRLREGDEIVTTEMEHHANLIPWQELAARTGATLKVIPLDDHGGLRLDVAAELITARTKLVAFTHVSNVLGVVNPVDQLVSLAREVGALTLLDACQSAPHLPLDVRALGVDFAVLSGHKMLGPTGIGALYGRREVLAAMPPFLTGGSMITTVTTTEAEYLPPPQRFEAGTQRVSQAIALAAAVGYLTEVGMPRIAAHEAAFGRRLVDGLSAIDGVRVLGAGIDLPRVGLASFDVEGIHSHDVGQFLDDRGIAVRVGHHCAQPLHRRLGVTSSTRASTYLYTTEAEVDAVIEGVAGAIDFFRRGA
- the sufU gene encoding Fe-S cluster assembly sulfur transfer protein SufU; the protein is MSDLQNLYQELILDHSRTPHGYGLRDEIPAQSHQLNPTCGDEITLQVHRDADGSVEAIAWEGHGCAISQASASLLAELAEGLSVEDLEVRIAAFREAMRSRGTIEPDEELLGDAAALGGVSKYVARVKCAMLAWVAAEDALTRS
- a CDS encoding GNAT family N-acetyltransferase — translated: MSLHLTPLPSTRFEAWATTARQRLIDRNRESGRRLGADAVGHVEQVFGDLFPEDGATSTTRVMRIVDDADGELGTLVLALSGQKMLLLDLDLDLDVGLGGAETLSDAQNEGLLALLLPIARDMGATQIGAQLFPQDTAGRVFAEQGGFEVASIQMVLEPLPVRDPASRVEVSPMTAERFPRFAAASEEGFAHDLVASGRYTPEEAIAESHRQMVEELPDGLDTEGQEFFTAAVDGTEVGILWFGMRRRDGRPQAFILDIEVAADQRRKGYGRALMHAAEREARRLGADSIGLHAFGFNTGAVDLYEQLGYRRTEESLLREV
- a CDS encoding NAD(P)-binding domain-containing protein, giving the protein MTTLGIIGAGHIGSQVARVAIANGYDVVIANSRGPETLADLVAELGPRARAATAQDAAAAADVAVVTVPLGAIDQLPAEQLAGKIVLDTNNYYFERDGHIEALDKGETTTSELVQRALPGAKIAKAFNHIFASEITSDGTPAGTPDRRALATAGDDVEAVAFVTRFYDEAGFDTVNVGPLSESWRVERDRPAYVVRQTAEELTANLAIANRLP
- a CDS encoding GntR family transcriptional regulator; this translates as MAGAIAGGGELESVRVTRILRDDIILGRRMPGSRLVERDIAAELNVSRLPVREAIRTLVAEGIVVARPRTWAVVREFTHRDIQDFAEVREAIETLIFVFAAERHDEAGIARIREVYERELAAAKAQDSEAARVAAAEFHEVAVELAANEMLGELIAVFLTRLRWLFGQHDDLLAMADEHRIILEAMTARDTEALRRIVPAHLASGQSAAERRLAENSDLTA
- a CDS encoding SDR family NAD(P)-dependent oxidoreductase → MKHLELTGSTTVITGAANGMGADIARLLAARGVHLALIDHDAASLATIAAELQGARVTTHVVDLRHDETVFATAADITEAHPRINALITCAGSSMLGDIDQLTMEEMRWLTDVNLWGTVSVTKALLPALRAAPAAHITHLASVYALAAPAGRIPYAVSKFAVRAFSEALRHELEGTSVSVGAVYPAGVRTGIILHGRYAAAIDPEVAARAAAAQAAMYHTEPTDAAARIVRATERRAARTMVGREARLIDVLTRIAPASYWRVMRRPLRAAIDTTTPAT